CCGTTTCGCAAGTATCGCCaatggtgtgcaaaggccttacgttaccattcacttttattgcatagaaaaaagatgcaatgaaagttaatgataACTAGACTAACATAGAAGAAAAGTattatgggtttgaaacaacatatgggtgaataaattacagaattttcatttttgggtcaacttttCCTTAAAGGAGTAATACGGTTAAGCAGTCTCCTTTAAGAAAAGGGCTTGCTGATTGAGGTTTTCAGACTTAAACAGGTATCTCTGCACCTCCTTTATCACTTCCAGCTTTCCATTGGCTCTCAGGATGCAATCAGTCAACCTTCTTTTCCACAATGATTTTAAGACTCACAAATGCTTTAATTCAAAGAGGACCGTAATATTCAGGTACTCTGTAAATTCTATTCTGTCATCATGCAAAAATCAAACTATAAATTACATTTCCAGTGCAGCCATTTCACTATAGATACTAAACTAGTATCTATGTATTTTACGTTTTTATCTTTTCAAATGGCATGTTTAGTAAGACAGCAGGCAAGAACTTTCCTTGCTGGCAAAAAACTAGGCAAATATTTTGAGTGTTTTTCAATACCGTAAGACCACTTCTTTCATGTTAACTTCCAAACTAAGACCAGGACAGCTTCTAATTCTAGAATATAAAGGGAGGTAATCAGAAATATTGCAATTAGAAATGCTGTCCTGCCTCGGTGAGCTCATACAGCTGTGGAACTTTATGTATGTTTCTCTGGTCCTGAGTCACTTCTTTATATAGTTCACAAACAAAGTTGCAACATCACCATGAGAGATGTGCAAAAGACTATTTAGTTTTTGTTCATAAATATACAATCGGAGTGAGTGACCATTCTTTTTGGGGGTGTTATAACCAGGATATTTCCTAACCATATACTCAATCTTAAATCTGGCCATTTTTGGTAAAAGAAGAGAATGTGGAGCCGAGGTGACATCTGTGTCTgactaattaataaatatatctttttttaataaGAAATGGCAAGAGGAGAGTGGGTTGAGAGAGACCGATAAATTGTGACAGGCTTGCAGAAACCCCTTTATGGGTTTGGACATCTATGCTTTTTAACTGTGGCCGACCTGTCAACCAGGGCTCTATTTCTGCTCAGCCAGGACGTCATTTAGGATGTTCAAGAGCTGATGGACATGATACTCCTTGAAGACTAGTGCAGGACGGAAACGGATGGACTTTTCTCCACAAGAACCCAGAAGAACACCTGATGAAGAAGATACATGGCTATGATATTTAAAAGctaatcctcatgttgttccaaacccgtatgacatcCTTTTGGAAAAACGTTAGCAtaagtcaccactcactttcattgcatcattttccatataatgaaaatgaatggtgacttatCATGatcatctccttctgtgttccaaggaagaatgACAtccagctttggaacaacatgagggtgagtaaatgatgacataattttcattttttggtaaaataTTTAAGGGCTTACCCTTGTTCCTGGCCTTAAGCATAATACTGTTGCGAGTTGCATCATCACAGGCGTCTATGGCACAGAAAGTACCCTGGCCACGAGCCCTGCTCAGGATATTAGGGTACTGGGTCTAAGGCATGAAAGAAAGGAATACTAAACTTACGTTCTGCTCAGACTGTGGTAAGCGATCATCAATCCACAACCTTTACCACAAAACCAATAGACATAATACAGACATAATCATTCACTGGTACACTGTCTCTCCTGCAGCAGGAGTTATGAGGCTGGCCCTCAGGTGAAGAATGAGCGTCCACATAATAGAACCATTAATGGTTTTAAAGCCTCTCAGGTTGAGTAGTGGCCTGTGTGAAAGATCATGTGAGGAGATAAAGGAAGATGGCCATACCTGCAGTGCGTAAAGACCCTGCAAAAGCGCCTTCCCGGAGCGAGTGACCTCCTCCAGAAGGTTCTCTCTTCGGATAACATTGAGCACCTCAGCTAAGAACAGGTTCTTTGAGGGGTCTCCCATCCATGTGTTGAAGATTCTGTAGGGCTGAGGTGCATACAATAATGTCCACTGCAATCTGATTGGAGCTTGCAATTTTCACAATCCTTTTCGGTTTTGCGTGTAATATGCATCAGAAGGTCAGTGAATGGACCGTGAGCCATCTGAAGCTGATAAATACTATACATAATAGGCCTTTTTTGTGCTTGCTTGGGTAATACTGCACCacaaaaagttacttaacatGAAGAGATGTTTTCAACAGTAGGGGGCATGGTTGCTCTTGTTTGGAGcaattacacatacagtatatctatgaACCTCGTCTAAGGACATGCAATCATTCAGACTAACATAGGTTGCAAAAGGTAGTCATGTGGTGCTTAAACACATTACAGTGTTGTTCATCAACGATGACTCATTTATGATGAgggtaaaacagacatttgggAATAATGACTGAAAATGAGTATTGATGATTCAGTATGAGGGGAATTAGAGAGGACAATTTCAGTTCCATACCTTGTCTGCTTGCAGTTCATCTTTGTGGAAGTATCCTCCTGTGAGCAGCTTCTTGCTAAAGGAGACCACGTCAGCAGGGTCATCCAGACCCCAATGCTCATGGGCCCAGAACTTGCCTGTAGCTCCTCCACCTGTCTGCACCTCATCCACGTGGAAAGCACAGCCATGCTGAAAGAGCCAGTCACAGACAAACATCTGTCAGTTTACACTCTCTGTCAGCTGGCATCGCTGCATAGAGCTGCATACAACACCCGTTGGACACGGTGGTTGCAATTTGAGTCGCCCTATTTAGTAAGCAGTTCCAGTGCTTTTCAGGTAGAGTGTGGAGTTGTTCTCACAATTTCTTAAAGgcaaagtgtgtcatttctgtgccactagtgtcaacaaaaagaactgtaaaaataataacagtttccaaacagttttcccaaagatagtcctgccccaaactcatgccattgattgAGCCAGTGCTGCGGTCTAGGGCTGGTTGGGatcctcaaacaaacagagcaatgtcttGAAAGTGCCTCAGagacagtgtttatacttttcagGGAAAATCAACCCACTGAATGCCTACTTTTAGTTGttgctgcatattaaactgggatacgaGAGAGCACTTCAAACATCAACAAAATTACCCACTTCACCTTTATGAAGCCTTTTTTTCTGGGCATAATGCAACCGtattaaattatttccttttgtcTTCTGCCTTATCTCGTTCAGAAGGATGCAAATTAGAGTGGATCAAAAGGACTTCCTGCAAAGTAATCATCTTTGGGTACTGTTTTCTTTTATTAATGGACACTTCAAAGAACTGTCATCTCATCAAACAGTGTCTATCTgcaactacttaaaaaaaaaaaaaaagcatgaatcTAGTAAGGAAGGACAACAGTAGGGTTCTGGAAGAAAAATCCTATTTATTTCTCCATAAACCACAAGCGAATGTGATTTTAACTTATCTATCTagtgctgtcgatttaacacattgggatagttcacctaacaaTTCTCTGattattgactcaccctcatgccatctgagatgtgtatgactttttttctactgcaaaacacttttgaagacttgtagaaaaagatccaggctcagcaggtccttagaatgtgagaggatggtgattagaaatttgtaggtccaaaaagcacagatagtcagcatgaAAGCAAACCATCCTATCTCCAGTGGTGAccttaatgtcttctaaagcgaatcgATCACTTTGTGCGTGAAAAAGAACgttatttaagcactttttaactatagAAGATTGCTTCCTTTACCCGAGTGCCTGAGTTAAATTTACCCGAGTGCTCCAGTGACGTAAGCGCGATGGCACGTGAACTGACacgtgacagacacacaaccaatgAGTCGAATGAATGTGCCAACGCGCTTGTGTGGTAAATTTGGCCATACGTCAATGCTTGGCTCGAAGCgatcttttatagttaaaaagtgcttatatatagttatttttcacacacaaagtgatcgattcgctttagaagacattaaatgTCACTGCTGGAGAtaagatggattacttttatgctgactatctgtgctttttggacctacaaatatctaatcaccatcctctcccattctaaggacctgctgagtcttttgcagaagaaagaaagtcatacacatctcagatgacatgagggtgagtaaattatcagagaatttcaagcttgaagtatcacctgttttcagcagggggcattaagcgaaactccagctgtataggcaactcgcatctgtacagagaacaaaccacacttaaaggaatattccgggttcaatacaagttaaactcagtcaacagaatttgtggaataatgttgattaccacaaaaatgtatttcaattagtctctccttttctttaaataaaaaagtacagaactgggttacagtgaagatcttacaatagaagtgaatggggcaaatccgtAAATGTTACTCACAGTTTtgaaagtttagccacaagatgtaaacaatatgtgttaacatgattttagagtgataaaatcgcttgtgtcaattctgtgtaaagttatatccaattttacaactctgcaAAACCTACAACcctaaaacaacaatttaaacaactttacagctcaaataataaacaagttttaacagaagaattaatttaagtgcttttataaaattacaagcttcacatttccacctttaaaccctccaaacatcagccctatttacttccattgtaagtgcctcactgcaatctctattttcttttttaaagaaaaggagggaggagtcaaaataattttttgaggtaataaacattatgccataaatgctgtcgattgagcttaacttatattaaacTCGGAATATGCCTTTaagcttgcttgacactagcgacagcGCAAGAAgaggacgcgttcttgcattAAAACACCTGGACAGAGCACATTTCTGAATGCAGGAACCTTCAGACGCGTTttcctaagtttcaaactacgtttaacacCTAAAAATgacctaaaaatgctgtgtttatgatgcgatgcaaccaaagaattgtattgtattttcaATACTTTacctgtctgccacaataatgtaatgcattttaattatctgaattattatatttataacatataataatttaaatatatctatttttaattatttaatcatcatatactgaatcattattatttaagcggctttctcagcaaatatatatttatgtttaattcGATAAATTGGCacatgtaattaataattataattttaatcgATTGGAAGCACTattataatcatttttatttatttataataataatattaaaaagtttGTAATGCTGGTTGGTTCGGTACATGGCTTAGACCTCTTGAAGAATTTTTTAAAATTCCTTAGAAGAAAATGAATAGAAAAAATACTTCTGCGACCAAGGCCAGTGGAAAAAAAGTGGGtggtcactgttgcgctctattaaggATAATGAAGCATTATTGAACAGTCAgcctgaaaaaacaacaacaaataaagagTTTCAAACATAAAGTGTTTCACCTTGCATGCAATATTGCGGAGTTTGGTGAAGAAGTCAGGGGAGGCGTAGTTGTCTCCTCCCTCTGCCTGGATGGGCTCTATCACAATGCCAGCCACCGGTTTGCCCTTCTGCCTCCATTTCACAATGAGATCCTCAACCTGCCACACAGAGACATGGTTATAGTCCCTATAAAGCTCATGCAATTCTTCAATATGTTACTTAATTCTGTACACATTACCTGCTCCATGACATTAACACTTTACGGTTTATAGATTACTCTTCACACTGTAGACAGTTTACAGTATGTGCAGATTCTGCAGCCTGGTTCTGTTTTTATAGTAAATGGTTGCCAAAATAGTGAGTAATAGGGAATGTTGCCTGGTGGTTGAAGATCTGTGTTGGTAACTGAAAGGTTCTAGGATAAAACCCCATGTAGTGGAATTCATTACAATTTTcaggtcactttggataaaagcttcagcCATATCACTACTTAGaaagcccagacagaatctgtagACCTTTTCACGTTTCCTGCGCTGATTTGGGGGGAAAATCAGTGGAATTCTGGGGGAtagatttaaatatggtaaaaatgTGTTGAACAGAGCTGAGAGGACTAGTCTTATTGATAGCCAAATCATaatcacatttttcaaaatgtttaaaaaaataataaaataaaaaacatgcaatAGACAGGGGATGAGTAAAACTTTGTGAATGAGGGGTGTTTAAATACTTTGCAAATCTGCTGAGATTTCTGTGGAGAGCAGCAGATTCAATGCCAGCCTGCTAATTAGTTATTGAATAGTAAGTGGAGGAAattttttccatgtaaacatgccAACTGGGAAAGTTTCTGagtgtaatatacagtacaatagATGGCTGAAATCTCTTACCTCCTCTAGGCAGTGGGCCTCTTCCTGCGCATTCTCCCTCGCAAACTCCTCCAGAGGATACTGCAGTTTAGGGAAGGGTGCGATGGGCCAGTCGAAGGACGGAATGTCGAGCTTGTGAATGGCTTTAGAATGTGTTGTGGCCAAGCAACCTGAATTCCAACACCACAAACATTAAGGATTgatttgccatttaaaaaaaagaagccagGCGTCTTTGTTGTTACCTGTATCATATGACTTCTACATTTGAATTGAACACAAAGACAAACCAAATGCAGGCAAATACATGTGGGCAAGTCAAATCTCTTTTCCTTCTCAAAATGCACTCTATGTAACATCAACATTATACTCTCAACATTTAGAACCCAAAACAAATGAACTAAGAATgtaaataatttactgtaaaaaa
This portion of the Myxocyprinus asiaticus isolate MX2 ecotype Aquarium Trade chromosome 14, UBuf_Myxa_2, whole genome shotgun sequence genome encodes:
- the LOC127452042 gene encoding 4-aminobutyrate aminotransferase, mitochondrial-like; the encoded protein is MASSFLTRQLAVSLQQNLRLATPGCRYVSKTATKTVSEFEYDAPSMKTPVPGPKSQELTRQLGEIQNVGAVHFFCNYEESRGNYLVDVDGNRMLDVYTQISSIPIGYNHPALMKVVTNPNNVSAFVNRPALGILPPENFPDKLIESLLSISPSGMTRVQTMACGSCSNENAFKAMFIWYRNRERGHTNPSEEDIGTCMINQSPGCPDLSILSFMGGFHGRTLGCLATTHSKAIHKLDIPSFDWPIAPFPKLQYPLEEFARENAQEEAHCLEEVEDLIVKWRQKGKPVAGIVIEPIQAEGGDNYASPDFFTKLRNIACKHGCAFHVDEVQTGGGATGKFWAHEHWGLDDPADVVSFSKKLLTGGYFHKDELQADKPYRIFNTWMGDPSKNLFLAEVLNVIRRENLLEEVTRSGKALLQGLYALQTQYPNILSRARGQGTFCAIDACDDATRNSIMLKARNKGVLLGSCGEKSIRFRPALVFKEYHVHQLLNILNDVLAEQK